The Spinacia oleracea cultivar Varoflay chromosome 2, BTI_SOV_V1, whole genome shotgun sequence DNA segment TCTAATAGTTCTTTGACTTACATATATACCATGCACCATATTGATCCAATGTACACAAATAGTCCACCCTCATCCAACCAAAAGAAGTTCAAGAATGTAAAACCAAACTTGTGTCATGTATATATAACTCCAAACCAAGCTAGCCATAGACCAGTCCTCGCCTAGTGGATCGTTATATCAACTCACAGTTTCATGTGACTATTACTACTTACGTAGTTACAAACTTACAAATGATCTCATGTCTATAAGGTGGCCTGGATGCAACTCTCGTTGAATCCGAATGCTTTGTGGCTGGCTATGCCCGCCCCACTAGGAGGCCTAGACACGAGCACCACGCAAGCTTGCCACGCGATGCTACATGCATTATCGTGTTATGTGGTATCGTGTCATATCATGTCATGCCTTatcttatttttcttaaaaatatGGTGCATCCGACTCATGGCCCATATACGTAGTAGGGCTGACCCTTCATAGTGCCATGATCTTCGGGCGGGATGCCCCAGAGTCCAAGACcagttttttttgaaaaaaagatTACAATAATGCTTAGTACTTGTACAATTGTACGGCTTGTACCTCAATTTTGTTTTGGCGCTAACACATGAAAAATGCAGCAAAATCGTAGGAGCCCGCTACTTCAAGCTCGACAATGTCCCAGACCCCTCCGACACTCTCTCACCCATTGACGTCGAAGGTCACGGCACCCACACCTCCTCAACCCTCGCCGGAACCCTGGTTCCAAACGCTAGCCTCTCCGATCTCGCCGCCGGAACAGCCCGTGGCGCCGTTCCCTCCGCCAGAATTGCCGTCTACAAAGTATGCTGGGCGTCCTCCGGGTGTTCCGACATGGACATCCTCGCCGCGTTTGACCACGCCATCTCCGACGGCGTTGACCTGATCAGTATCTCCATTGGCGGACCCTCTGCTGGGTATGTTTCTGATTCCATTTCCATTGGGTCTTTCCATGCTATGAGGAAGGGGATCCTCACAGTGGGATCCGCCGGAAATGATGGACCCACTTCTGGGACTGTATCGAATCATGCTCCGTGGATGTTGAGTGTTGCTGCTAGTGGAATTGATCGTGGGTTTCGTAGTAAGATTTCTCTCGGCAATGGCAACTCCGTTTCGGTAACTTCCTTGCCTTTTTGTCTTGTTATTTGGTTGtctaatttattttagattagggtttttaatcgagtttttccccctttttattttagttttgggGCTTTTTTGTGTTATGAGGTTTGAATAGGTTGAGAAATGATAATAATACCAAATTTagtttaaaatttgtattttattttCCAATGGCCTTGTTTGATGTTAATGAAGTGAAATTATGATGGAGAGTTTGAtaagttgtttttatttatttattagggATTTATGTTGGTGGATGTGGAAATTTATTTGGTGTTTATGTATTTTGGAATGTGAGTTAAGTTGAGCTAAATGCAAGAAAATCTTGAAtttatgcatttttttttgttgggttgGAGCGGTGGAGGGGAGGAAGGAAGAATTGATTGGCACATCtcaacaaccaccaccaccataatACCGAAGCCTTATCCCAATAATGGCTTCAGCTACATGAAACAAGATTTTATCCTATTGAGTTGAGTTGAGTTGAGTTGCACATCTCATAGACTTGAATTTATTATGGGGATTTCTTTGGCTGATGCCATTCTTCTTGGGATAGCAAATTAGCAATGGTTGATATGGGGGCATTTTCGAGATAAGTACTGACAGTACATTTTCGAGATAAGTACTGACAGTACATTTTCGGTTTAgtgtttggggggggggggggggggcactTATAGAGTAACTTGGTAACTTGTTTGATGTTGGTTCAGTGTGCAAGGGAGTGATAGTGTCAGCTGACAGATAAATTTGTGATGAGCATAAAAATAGGTTTGAAGTCcccttaaaaaaaatagaatgaAGTTGAAAAGGCGTAGGGGTTTGAAGACTTGTTGTATTTTCTGATGTTTGTTCCAATTAGGACTAGTTTCTTATGGGGCCATTTTGTTACTACAAAGTGTTAATGAAGTCAATACTCGAAATTAAAAGGGAAGAATCTTGCTAGCTAACATCAGGGGGCTTGTATATTTTAGCTGAAGGTTATGCTCATTTGATATATAAATAGATGGCTATTTTGATGTCTTCATCTTTGTTAAACTGCGTGTAGGCTAGAatgtttcttttctttctttcagtTTTTCAGAAGGAACAAGCTACCTTAAGTTGCCATAAGTTTCCATAAacagaaaaggaaaaaaaatattacgaaGTAGAACTTCTCCTTTTACTGACCTTTTGTCTGTTGAGCAGGGAGCTGGGATTGACTTGTTTGATTCTGGGAGATCTTTTAGTATTGTCAGTGGGGAAGATGTGGCTAAGAATTCAGATAACAAGGAAAATGCAAGGTACTTCACTCTATGGACTCCTATGAGGCCAGTGAGACAGTGACTTTTGCCATTGCAACTGAGTCCCGTATAGTGGAGATCAACTTTTGTTCTGACTAAGCATAATGTTGCAATGCTGAACCAGATACTGCCTGGAAGATTCAATAAGCTCTTCCAAGGTTAAAGGGAAGCTTGTTCTGTGCAAACTACAGAACTGGGGAGTTGATTCAGTGGTGAAAGGAAATGGGGGCGTTGGTGCTATTGTTGCAAGCTCACGGTTTCTTGATGTTGCAATGATTTTCATGGCGCCAGGAACCATTGTTAATTATACTGTTGGTGAAAAAATTTATGACTATATCCATAAATCAAGGTATACATAACTACAGACAGCTAATTCATTGTAGAACTGAAGCAAGTTAATTAGTCGAAGTAATTGTTGATTTTCTTGCATATATATTATGGCAGTTCACCAACAGCGACAATACACAGATCCCAGGAAGTAAATATTTCAGCTCCGTTTATTGGTTCATTTTCATCCCGAGGTCCAAATCCAGGATCTGTACGACTTCTCAAGGTACATGTTAATACCAATCTGTAGGTAATATGGCAATGATCTGTAATTTGACATTTCCACTCGTATTATTCACGTACAGCCGGATATTGCTGCCCCTGGAATTGATATTTTGGCGGCTTATACCCCCTTGAAGTCATTGACTGGGTTAAAGGGTGACAACCAACATTCAAAATTTACTATCATGTCTGGAACATCCATGGCATGCCCCCATGCTGCTGGGGTTGCTGCCTATGTCAagtcatttcatccaaagtggTCGCCTGCCGCCATTAGGTCTTCTATCGTTACTACCGGTATGAATGGGTAGTAAAATTTTCAGTTGTTAATTACTTTTCTTGAGGTTAATGCTTGATTAATGTCTTGGTTAAATCTTCCTTTTTAACAGCGAGGCCTATGAGCTCAAGGCTCAATAAAGATGCTGAATTTGCTTATGGTGCTGGTCAAATAAATCCACTCAAAGCAAAGAGTCCAGGCTTAGTGTATGACATGGATGAACTGTCTTACATTCAGTTCCTGTGCAAGGAGGGCTACAGTGGGGCTTCATTGTCCGTTCTTGTTGGTTCAAAGTCCATCAATTGTTCTGCTTTAGTTCCTGCATTCGGCCATGATTCTCTCAATTATCCAACAATGCAGTTGAAGTTAAAGAACAAGAAAGAGCCAGCAATGGCAGTGTTCCGCAGAAGAGTTACAAACGTGGGTCCCTCAAATTCCGTCTAcaatgccattgttagagcccCCAAAGGTGTCAATATTACTGTTAAACCTACACGTCTTTCATTTTCTCGTGCCTTGGAGATGCGGAGTTTCAAGGTTGTGGTGAAGGCAAATCCCCTATCAGGTGCAAAAATCTTATCAGCTTCTCTCATTTGGAAAAGCTCCCGTCATGTAGTTCGGAGTCCAATTGTCATTTATAAAACGTAAAAGTAGACGTTTTAGATGTACAAGCAAACCAGAGTCAGGTCATCTTTAGTCATTTGTTAGTAACCAATAGGATCAATGTTATAGACTTGTATATAACAGAGGACTCATAGTGGAATAAATTATGTTTACTGGATCTGTCCTTCAACTCTGAAAGTTGTTTCAATTCCTCTTATGTAAAATATTTTCAGAACAACCTAGCTTGAGACTTGTATATGGTGTATGTTCACATTGGCTGATCAGTGATCAAGCATTACTCTATAATTGCAATGCTGAAAACGAAGGGAAAAAAATTCAGGGTTCAAAGGTTTTTGCTGGCAGTGTCAGATAGATTGTATGTGACTCCCTAAGAAGGCAACTGTGTTGTACACTCCCATTCATAATATACACTGTATGTCCAGGGTTACAGGATGAGTCAAATGCCAAGGGAAATCCTTAGTATTTACATGtgctaaattaattaattaatacattTGATCTATACTGCACTCCCACAGTAGGAGAAAAAGGACAGGTGCTCAGACTGGAGCAAAACTCTGAGAATAGCAGTCGTGCAAGAACTTTGGTGAAGAAATCATGTCAGAGACCAGAAAACAGGTTTGCTACTGGATGACTCTTGCTCTCTTTCTGTTAATGAAAAGGCTAAACAACAATTAATGTCCATAGAGCGAATACATTATTAGTTCGGTTCAGCAAGAAAGTGATTACCATGTAATAGAAATGTATGTGTGACTTAGGATATGGTATATTGGTATTGGTTGTATGACCATATAATCTTCTAGATTCTTCTACTTGTACTCCCTCAAAATAACTGATTGCTAATTTTCGTTTTGAGCATTTTTCATACAGCTAATTCTTTTAAGCTTTTAGTCTCCAATATCGTGCCATTAGAAAAGGGTGGGAAGTTTCTCGAAGCTGGGAGAATAACAGCAAGAAATCTGGTAAAAAGTTCAACACAATTGGATTTTTGGCTATGTTTGCTGTTTTAAGAACAGAGCATTGCTGAGCAGTGAAGTATGGCAACAAAGAAATGTCTGCTCGATCAGTAGAGTTGTTAATTTTAACCCCAAAATTAGACATGATTAATGAATGAGTTGGGTTTGTGAATTGAGCATTCGAGCTACTGTAAACTGGAACTCAGTTTTCTCCTATTTTTATCATACCGGAGTAATACCCACCGACATTCATGATGAAACAAACTTGTTTCTTCAGGAAAAAGCAAAGTAAGTCAAATATCAGACATTTCTCAGCCAGGCGACAAATCAATGATGACTGATGAGATCTAACCAGACTTCAAAGTAAAGTATGTGTATTTAACCCACTTGACTAATTATGATTACTTATCTCGGGCACTCTTAATCTAAAACATGTCTTATTTTGATGATACAGTTCAGTGTCTCTTGCATCCTTGTAATGACATTATTGCTGAACTTTGAAAGGGTAAAAACTGATATAGTTAATTagaataattaatttgtattATTATGTGAAAACGTGAGATTATTGAATTTAATAGTTACAGACAATTATGGTATTCTTGGGTGTTAAATTTATGCTTCAAGTTAAATTTGTTGATGATGTTGTCAGACTTCACATGCATGTTTTGATGGTTTGCATGTTTGTTGAATAACCATCATGCTACTTTTGCCTACACGCCCATCCCTGTATTAGGCTTAGGTAAGACTCAAAGGGAAGTTATTTCATAATGACCCTTTTTTGTATCATACTATCATTGTGGAGTAGCCATTTAGCATGCTTTTCATCAATTTGTTCATCAATTTTGTTATCTTTTTCCTATCTTAAGAAAGTACCACTCAGATTTGCTCTCTCTTCCATCACCTGCACTTTCTTACGTTTCTTGTCGACTCACTCAATCATAACCGAAAATTTGGAATCGTACAAGTTATTCCTCAGCGTAACCTGCTGGGATTAATGCCATCACTGTCAAACTGTTAAAACTTCACACATTTTTAATAACTTCTAGTAAAAACAGAAGTCGGGAGATCAGAGAAAAGTATATAGAGTAGTCTGATTTAACATGTTAGTACTCCTGTACTCATGTCAGACAAGGGTTCGTGTCCAAGTACCAGGCACGGTTATTTTATGAACTTTTTTGGTCTAAAAATAGTCTCCAAACTCTGATACCCATTTCGGACTGTTGAGGATTCAAAACTGTTGAGGATTCAACACAAGTACTTAAGGTGAAATGAAGAAGTTGGAATAATTAGGTTTTGACTTTCGAATTTCCCTACAACTTTTGTGGGGGAAGGAATGAAGGATGGGTGTCTAAAATAATTGAGCTTATTTTCTCATGAAATCTAAGGATGGTCACTTACCTACACGCAGAACAATTATTAACAGGCGTAACTGAAACTGTATTCAAATTCAGTAATTCCTTTATTCCCTAGAAGAATCAAATGAATTGTACTCAGTTAACAGTGTGATGTACCCAAATCCATGATAAAATGCAAATTTCAACCTTTTTCACCTTGATTCATAGTTTAGTAGATTACCAGGAGTGCCTAGACATCCCTCTTTGgttgtttttaattttacaCCAGTTGGTAAACCCTTTCCAAATGAGGCAGCTGGTCCAAAAAATTAGCTTGCAAAATAATCACATCTCCTACCTAAAAAGAGATTTGTCATCATTGCATAGCATTAAGGAAAATAAAGAGCCATAGTTTCGCTTGCTTCTATGTGTATGGTTTGCTTATATAAACAACAATCCCATCTACTGAAGTTATGCACCATTCTCTTGTTCAGTTTTACTTGTGGCGGGTGCAGAAACAAAAGTAAGTATCCTCTGCCTCCGCTCAAGAACATTATCTTCATGAATCTTGTTACACTTTTTGTTTTGACTATTATGACTGTATGTGATCAATGTATTTCAATATTGCATCTCAGATtagtttcttactttcttttagGATTGGgatattctattgttttctGCTACTGTTTCTGAAAGAATAGTGCAAATGCTGATAATTTTGCTGTTTCTACTGATTTACTTCCATATTTTTGAGTTAATCTTAATTTGATCATGGAATGCTCTATTCTTCTGATATTCAAGATATGAGTGCTTACTGATATCCATTGTTGCAGTTGCAGGCGCAGCCACCAATATGGTCCCAATGAGGATGGTGTGGCAACTAGTCCTACTAGCTTTGGTAGCAGCAACAGCAATTGCATCTGCTGACAGAACAACATACATAGTTCACACTGATGCTTCTAAAATGGTTGAGCTAAATAGTTTGAACAAGCAACCCCGAGAATGGTATGAAGCAATTCTGAACTCTGTCAAAAAACCAGAAGCTCAcgatgatgaagatgaagatgaagaatcATTGGCTCCCGAGCTTCTTTACACCTACGAGACTACCATGAATGGTTTCGCTGCTAAACTAACTACCAAACAATACCAATCCTTAACTGATATTGACGGAGTACTTTTTGTAACTCCTGATGAGATGCTAAACCTCCACACCACATATTCAACCCATTTTCTTGGCCTTGAATTTGGCCGAGGTTTATGGAATGAATCTAGTTTGGCATCAGATGTCATAGTAGGTGTTCTTGACACTGGAATTTGGCCTGAACATATCAGTTTTCATGATAGAGGATTGCCTCAGGTTCCAGCAAGATGGAAAGGCACTTGTGAAAAAGGCTCAAACTTTTCAGCTACTAACTGCAATAAGAAGCTTATAGGTGCTAGGGCCTTCCTTAAAGGATATGAGGCTATTAATGGCCAAATCAACGGAACAAAGGACTTCCGGTCTCCCAGGGACTCCAACGGCCATGGGACCCACACTGCATCCACGGCAGCAGGAAATATGATTCCCAAAGCTAGCCTCTATGGAATGGCCAACGGTATTGCCAGTGGAATGAGGTATTTACTCAAACCAAAGTGATCAATTGTCATGATGTTTTTAACACTAAATATTAATCTTCACTTGATAAAAAATGGTTAAAATGGTTACATATGCTGATATGAAAGGTCCTAGGAGGTTAAGATGTATTCGGGTTTACCCCTAACCACTTTGCGCGGGTATAATTCCCAAAAAGCCTGCAAAAAtgaattgtttatttgtttCATTAACTCATTTTTAATAAGCTTGACTGTTATTATATATCTTTACAGGTTTACATCAAGAATAGCAGCATATAAGGTCTGCTGGGACAGGGGCTGTGCTAGCTCTGACATATTAGCTGCCATAGAACAAGCAGTAGCTGATGGAGTTGAtgttctttctctctcccttggTGGACTTCCAAGGCCTTATTACCAGGACAGCATGGCAATAGCGGCTTTTGGAGCCATGGAAAAGGGTGTTTTCTTCTCATGTTCTGCAGGAAATTCCGGCCCAATCCCTTCAACTGTTGGCAACATGGCACCATGGATGATGACTGTTGCAGCTAGCTACACTGACCGAACCTTCCCTACTAAAGTTACGTTAAGTAATGGAAAAACATTTAAAGGTTCATCTCTTTATTCTGGTGCAAGGAAGACAAATCAACTTCCTATAGTGTACAAAGAAACAGCAGGAGGAATCAGGGCCGAGTTCTGCATCAACGGGTCCTTATCTTCGACCCTTGTGAAAGGCAAGATAGTCCTCTGTGACCGTGGTTTAAACGGAAGAACCGAGAAGGGATTTGTTGTAAAATCAGCAGGAGGAGCAGGGATGATACTTCTTAATAGTCCTATTCAAGGAGAAGAGCTTTTTGCTGACCCGCATGTTCTGCCTGCCACAACTGTTGGAGCTTCAGCTGCTAAGTCCATCAAAGGATACTATCTCCAAAACAAAAACTTAACAGCTACAATTTCATTTTACGGGACGAGATATGGAGCACGGGCCCCCGTGGTGGCGGCCTTCTCATCCCGAGGCCCGAGCCTTGTGGACCCCTATGTTGTCAAGCCTGACATAACTACCCCTGGGGTGAATATTTTGGCTGCTTGGCCTCCAACTATTTCACCAACTGAGCTGAAAAATGATAACAGAAGGGTGCAGTTCAATATAGTCTCAGGTACTTCAATGTCTTGCCCTCACCTTAGTGGAATAGCTGCATTAGTAAAATCAGTTCATAAAGATTGGTCACCAGCTGCTATAAAATCAGCCATTATGACCTCTGCTTATACTCATGACAACAAACAGCACCTCATTTCTGATGCATATGTAACCAAAAGTACCAAATTCGCGACCCCTTTTTCATTTGGGTCGGGTCATGCCAACCCAGAAGGAGCTTCTGATCCGGGCCTTGTATACGACATCAGTGGAGAAGACTACTTGCATTATCTATGCAGTATCAATTACACTGATGCTCAGGTTTCCATTTTGGGAAGAAAGAAGTATAGCTGCCCAAAAGTTAAGAAGGGACAACGCCTTCAGCCTGGTGACCTGAATTATCCTTCTTTCTCAGTTGTTTTCGAAGCTTTTAAAAAAGGAACAACTACATATACTTACAAGAGAACAGTGACTAATGTAGGAACTCCTAAGATTAGTTACAAGGTTTTTGTGGAAAAACCGAAAAATGTGAAGATTAGTGTTGAACCCCAGGTGTTGACCTTTAAGAAACTGGGTCAGAAGCTAAGTTACAAGGTGAGTTTTACAGGATCAGGAGCAAATATTACAACCAGATCAGGTATTTCACTGTTTGGATCATTGGTTTGGGTGGGTGGACATTATAGTGTTAGAAGTCCTATTGCAGTAACTTGGCAGTAATCTCAAGATTATTTTCACTGATTCCTCAAAAATTATGGGGAAACTATATTGTTTATGCTGAACATAAAACCTTCAGATACTAATTAATGTATTCAAATTATTTATTTGGAGGGTAACTTTGTTCTTGTTTTAAGGCTGATAGAGATTATTAGCTTATTGAAAGCTAGCTACTGATTTCAGATTTGTGTCTAATTTAAAATTGTGAAAATCTATTGTAAGAGAATTTTCTTCTTTGTGTTATGTCATTTTGTTCAGTTGTTATGCAAGAAGTTTAGTTCATATTCCTAAGTTTGTACTCTCCCAGTATGGCATCAAACTAAACTTGAACATCAAAGACGGTTTTGATTTGTATGTTGCGTGATAGCGTGTACAAGTTGTCTTGCAACCTGCAAGTACACAATTCTACACATCACATGCATATAAGACTTTCCTATTAAAGGGAGTACAATTTGTTAAGTTTTTTAATAGATTTAAAATATCAAATAAAACTAAATTGTAATAAAGAAATCTTTAAAAGAATCTCGAATATACCGGGTAATTTCCCTCATTTTGAAAAACTACTTCATTATTGTCCATTTCTCTTTTAGTTTATCCTTTCTTTGATGGCACATTTTCCATGTTCATGTATATACTGAGTAATATTTATAAGCAGTGTTTGGTGATAAACCATAAATTATAAaccttaaaaaaagaaaaaagggctAGTGTAGTAGATAGTCATCATCGTCCACTTTGTAATggtgccaaaaaaaaaaaaaagttccttTCCACTTCATGAAGAAAGAATGATCACAAGTTTTGTTAATTCGAAAGTTTTTATGACTAAGCTAGTTGACACTTAAATAGAACAGAATTATGACTTAttatattactccgtaatacgaagtatattaaaTACTCTTTATTGTTTTATAGTTTTTGGTTGTGTTTGTTCTCAGCAGTGAATGGCTCAATGCATTATAAACAagctcttttatttattttaagtgTCTTTTGTTAGTGGATACAAAAGGCACATCATGTTTCTGTTTActtttgacttttatgttttttggggggaaattggtttaggaagggtttttttttttatatgaagtatatttttaggatttttttttgCGTATATCAAGCAGTGTGAGACAATCTCATCTAACACTTTCGTATGATTTAGCACCAATAACAATAATGGAACAATATCCGATTAGCATAAGAAGTTTCACCCAAGACTCTAGCTCATAAGGCTTAGCATcaataacaaattaacaacaaaGGGTAGACAAATGTTCACGATGCTCAATGTGCACTAAAAGACAACCATAAGGgaatacaaattataaatgTGGGAGGGGGTACGAACCCAATACCTATCATACACATACTATTAATCTTAACCACTAGGTCAAGACCTCATTGATACATAAGTGAAAATATAAAAGAACGTGATATTATGAAAAAGAACATGTAATATATTCAATTATGTATAAGAATTGATAATCAAAATGTCAATTTCTTTTGCAGATCCACTTGTATTTTGGTAGTGAGCATCGTGCACATGTGTCCATCATGATCATGCTACAGGTCCACAATTGCCTAAAGTAAAGATAGTGCAATGGTGTGCTTCAAACTCATATATTTACTcataatcatttttgaaaaaaactaTTCTGCTAATTAATGTTATATGTTTTTGCAGCTTCATCTACTTTAAGGACACTAGCTTGCTTATATAAAGAAATGCATATAGCTAAGTTTCATTATTTACTCGGGGCAGAGTTTGAAGGAAAGGCAAGTTTCTGCCCTTTCTGGTAGGATAAAAGACACTTCCTGTCATACAGATAATGTTTATCATGTATGGAATTATATATGCAAGTCTTTTATATTTCCATTATCATTCACCTCTTCTTGTGCACTTAGTTGTTGGGTTTTTTCATCTTTCTGCAGCTACAAGCCTACAAATATGAAAGCTGCCTGCAGGATAATATGGCTGACTCTGGTAGTTGTATTTGCTGAAATATCAACTGCATCAATTGATAGAAAAACATACATAATTCACATGGATAATGCCAAAGTCTTGGAACTAAAGAGTTTCTACAAGCAACCCCAAGAATGGTATGAAGAGATTTTACAGTTCACCGGAACATCATCAGTAGATAAAGATCATGAAGTAGAAGCACTGACCCCTGAACTTCTTTACACCTACGAGAATACCATGACTGGTTTTTCTGCTGAGCTCACCAACGAGCAATACCAGTTGTTAGCTGATACTGATGGGGTACTTCATGCAGCTCCTGATAAGATACGGAGTCTACAAACCACTTACTCACCCGATTTTCTTGGCCTAGAATTAGACCAAACAGGATTCTGGAATAGCTTGCAGCAATCAGCATCTGATATCATAATAGGTGTTGTTGACACCGGAATTTGGCCAGAACATATCAGTTTTTCTGATACAGGGTTAACTCCAATTCCATCAAGGTGGAAAGGCACCTGTGTGGAAGGCACAAACTTTTCAGTTACAAACTGTAACAGGAAACTCATAGGTGCCAAGTTCTTCTTCAAAGGATATGAGGCGACCTATGGAAGGATCAACGACACTGTCGAATTCCGATCTGCCAGAGACTCTAACGGTCATGGGACCCACACTGCATCCACTGCAGCAGGAAATGTAGTACCTGGTGCTAGCCTCTTTAGAATGGCTAAGGGTATTGCCCGTGGAATCAGGTATCTTTCTCATTAAAGTGAAATATTGGAAGCCACCTTCAAATATATATATCATTCTCATAAGCCTTTACATGTTTCTAAACAGTTTCACATCAAGAATAGCAGCATACAAGGCATGCTGGGAAGGGCATTG contains these protein-coding regions:
- the LOC110795771 gene encoding subtilisin-like protease SBT4.14 — translated: MSYMKQSIILRKVAMPPRFENTLKILLTIFLLSISAVLAATTIDPDDDVEKKYYIVYLGNHQPEDEASANRAHIDVLSNLKGSEFDARESIVHSYHKSFNAFAARLSNDEAETLSDYDEVLWMFENKYHKLHTTRSWDFVRFPQSAKRKLKTESNIIVGLFDTGITPESESFKDDGLGPPPTKWRGTCVHHANFSGCNNKIVGARYFKLDNVPDPSDTLSPIDVEGHGTHTSSTLAGTLVPNASLSDLAAGTARGAVPSARIAVYKVCWASSGCSDMDILAAFDHAISDGVDLISISIGGPSAGYVSDSISIGSFHAMRKGILTVGSAGNDGPTSGTVSNHAPWMLSVAASGIDRGFRSKISLGNGNSVSGAGIDLFDSGRSFSIVSGEDVAKNSDNKENARYCLEDSISSSKVKGKLVLCKLQNWGVDSVVKGNGGVGAIVASSRFLDVAMIFMAPGTIVNYTVGEKIYDYIHKSSSPTATIHRSQEVNISAPFIGSFSSRGPNPGSVRLLKPDIAAPGIDILAAYTPLKSLTGLKGDNQHSKFTIMSGTSMACPHAAGVAAYVKSFHPKWSPAAIRSSIVTTARPMSSRLNKDAEFAYGAGQINPLKAKSPGLVYDMDELSYIQFLCKEGYSGASLSVLVGSKSINCSALVPAFGHDSLNYPTMQLKLKNKKEPAMAVFRRRVTNVGPSNSVYNAIVRAPKGVNITVKPTRLSFSRALEMRSFKVVVKANPLSGAKILSASLIWKSSRHVVRSPIVIYKT
- the LOC110795770 gene encoding subtilisin-like protease SBT1.1 translates to MCMVCLYKQQSHLLKLCTILLFSFTCGGCRNKIAGAATNMVPMRMVWQLVLLALVAATAIASADRTTYIVHTDASKMVELNSLNKQPREWYEAILNSVKKPEAHDDEDEDEESLAPELLYTYETTMNGFAAKLTTKQYQSLTDIDGVLFVTPDEMLNLHTTYSTHFLGLEFGRGLWNESSLASDVIVGVLDTGIWPEHISFHDRGLPQVPARWKGTCEKGSNFSATNCNKKLIGARAFLKGYEAINGQINGTKDFRSPRDSNGHGTHTASTAAGNMIPKASLYGMANGIASGMRFTSRIAAYKVCWDRGCASSDILAAIEQAVADGVDVLSLSLGGLPRPYYQDSMAIAAFGAMEKGVFFSCSAGNSGPIPSTVGNMAPWMMTVAASYTDRTFPTKVTLSNGKTFKGSSLYSGARKTNQLPIVYKETAGGIRAEFCINGSLSSTLVKGKIVLCDRGLNGRTEKGFVVKSAGGAGMILLNSPIQGEELFADPHVLPATTVGASAAKSIKGYYLQNKNLTATISFYGTRYGARAPVVAAFSSRGPSLVDPYVVKPDITTPGVNILAAWPPTISPTELKNDNRRVQFNIVSGTSMSCPHLSGIAALVKSVHKDWSPAAIKSAIMTSAYTHDNKQHLISDAYVTKSTKFATPFSFGSGHANPEGASDPGLVYDISGEDYLHYLCSINYTDAQVSILGRKKYSCPKVKKGQRLQPGDLNYPSFSVVFEAFKKGTTTYTYKRTVTNVGTPKISYKVFVEKPKNVKISVEPQVLTFKKLGQKLSYKVSFTGSGANITTRSGISLFGSLVWVGGHYSVRSPIAVTWQ